GAGAAAGGGAAATCACCCCCAAAACATCAGAACCCCCAATCCCTTTCTCCAGGAAAAAAAACATGCCACTCGACTTCACCCCAACCACAATCGTGAAGAGTGCAAAACGCACCTTCACCGCACCGATCACCTCTGCGAACACATTCGACGAAACAATCGCCGCACTCAAAGCAGCAGACAACCCCCTCGGCGCAACCCCCTACCAGACCGCAGGTGAAACCATCGACGGCGTCCTCACCGCCGCCGAATCCTACCGTGCCACCATCGAATACGTAGACACCCTCGGAAAAACCCTCGGCGCAATCACCATCAGCGCCCCCGGCCGTGACGCCTACGAGACAATCATCGCAGAAATCCTCGCAACAACCGCCATCACCACTGCCTACGGCGCGGACACAACCGCAAACCGCAACACCGCAAAAGACAGCTGGAACGTCCGCCTCAAAATCCACGACCCAACCGGCGAAAACTACTACCTCAGCTTCACCAGAAAAGACCTCAGAATCAACTCCTACGAGGCCGACACCATCCTCACCAAAGTAGACACCTGGGCAGACGGCGTAGCCGCACTCAACTAACCGACCCTGCTGTTTTCTAAAGTGGGAGTTTGCATCCGCCCGGAACCGGGCGGGGCAACCCCCACAGAAAACGATCCGGCGCGGTCCACTCGCGGGCTCCGCCCGCTCGGACGCAGCGGTTGAATCAGACATCCCGAACAAAAAACATCACAAAAGGAAAAACACCATCATGGACCCCATCACCACCATCCTCATCCTCGGCGCAGCCGCTCAGGGCATCGCATTCGCCGTACTTATCCTCGCAGGCCCCGTGTATGCATGGAACGACCGGTGGCTTGACCGCACCCATCAGGAAACCGCAAGAGAAGATCGGGAATAAAACCCGATCATTTTTTTTCGAACACCCTCCTCAAAAGACCTGCATGAACTCTAAGAAAAATAGAGGGAGAGCAGGATTCCGGATTTTTCAGATGCACACAAATCATTCATAAAAATCACCAAGAATCAGTCTTCATTGACCAAACATATATCATTGCTCCCCGCAGAATATCTCTCATCTTCATCAGACAGGGAATCTGCACAAACCCGGGTAACCATGACAACAATTGACGTAAACGGAACTGATGTCACCGTCATAAAAATCGAAGACAACGATTCTATCTCTCTTACCGATATGGTCAGAAACACCGAAAATGGATATGTTCTCATCGGAAACCGGCTTTAAAACAGAAACACAATCGAATTTCTGGGAATCTGGGAACACATGTACAACCCGGATTTTAATTCCATCGAATTCGATGGAATTAAAAACGAGGCGGGGCTCAACCGCTTTGCCCTCTCCGTAAAGCAATGGAGTGAACGGGTCAATTCCCGCGGGATAAAACGCAAAACCCCAATAACTCCAAAAACCTCACCCCTGCCAACGGCTCATTCCCGTCCCCAAAAACCATCCCGGGGCTGAATATATTACCCCCCGCATCCAATACTACTCTTGCAAATGTATCTCAAAATACACAATATCCCCGGTCAGGGTGAAGTCATCGCCGTCTGCGACCGTGAACTTCTCAATACCACCCTCACCTGTCCCACCTGCGACATCATCATCGACCCCGGCTTCTACGGCGACGTCCTCGCAAACGAAACCGAAGTCCTTGCCGCCCTCACCGCCTCAGTCAACGCCAACATCATCGGAAAACGCGTCTGCGACCTCGCCATCGCCGCAGGACTCATCGACAAAGAATCCTGCATCATGATCGGCGACATCCCCCACGCCCAGATATACGGACTCTGACCATGACACTCACCTCAGGCTTCTGCCCCAAATGCGGAGCGCCAAGCG
The window above is part of the Methanocorpusculum vombati genome. Proteins encoded here:
- a CDS encoding DUF424 domain-containing protein produces the protein MYLKIHNIPGQGEVIAVCDRELLNTTLTCPTCDIIIDPGFYGDVLANETEVLAALTASVNANIIGKRVCDLAIAAGLIDKESCIMIGDIPHAQIYGL